Genomic DNA from Veillonella criceti:
AACTTCATGAAGCGGCTAAGACGGTAGCTTTAGTTACACAAGGTGAACTGGCACAAGTAGCTAAGGTGCTTGATGAAGATGTGATTCATCCTTGGCATGAACCAGTATATCCAACAGGGGGGATTGCTGTACTAACTGGTAATTTAGCACCAGATGGTTCTGTGGTTAAAGCAGGGGCTGTAGATTCTGAAATGCTTGTTCATAGCGGACCGGCGCGTGTCTTTAACAGCGAAGAAGACGCTTGCGCTGCCATTACAGGCAATCAGATTAAGAAAGGGGATGTAGTTGTAATCCGTTATGCAGGGCCTAAGGGTGGTCCTGGGATGCCAGAGATGTTAACACCTACCTCTACGATTACTGGTATGGGCTTAGGTAAAGAAGTAGCACTTATTACTGATGGTCGGTTTTCAGGGGCTACACGTGGAGCTTCGATTGGTCACATTTCACCAGAAGCAGCGGCTGGGGGCCGATTGCACTGGTTGAAGAAGGTGACATTATCGAAATTGACATTCCAAATCGTAAATTGGCCGTACAGTTAAGTGAAACAGAATTGGCACAGCGTAAAGCTAAATTAGTCCCTCATGATTCGGGGGCTAAGGGATATTTGAGAAAATATGCGACTCATGTATCCTCCGCAGCGGAAGGCGCTGTTGAGAAATATTAAAGAGGCTTATGAGGCGTGAGAATAGAGTAGAGAGAACTTAATATAGATTTGAGAGTATAAAAGAAACGTTGAGAGAGCGTTTAATTTAAAACTTGAGAGTGAGAGAATCGAATAGAGAGAACTTGAGTATAGATAGAACTAAAAGAGATATTAAGAGGAGTAAAGGATTGGTACGATGTTAACACTTTATGATTTTATAGAAGCACGCGAGCGATTAAGTACTGTGACGGTTAAAACAAAATTGATTCACAGTACTGTATTTTCCGAAGAGTCAGGGAATGATGTATATATTAAACCGGAAAATTTACAGCGTACAGGATCCTTTAAATTACGGGGCGCTTATAATAAGATTGCCAAATTGACTAAAGAGGAAAAGGCTTGTGGTGTTATTGCTTCTTCAGCAGGCAATCACGCGCAGGGCGTTGCGTTAGGAGCACAAAAATTAGGCACGAAAGCAGTAATTGTTATGCCTAAGCCAAGTCCGCTTATCAAAGTAGAGGCTACACGGCAGTATGGGGCTGAGGTAGTATTAGCTGGTGAAGTATATGATGAAGCCTATGCGGAAGCGGTTCGATTACAACAAGAACATGGCTATGTATTTGTTCATCCTTTTAATGATGAAGATGTTATTGAAGGTCAAGGAACAATTGCGTTAGAGGTGTTAGAAGAGTTGCCTGATGCCGATATTTTATTAGTGCCGATTGGTGGTGGTGGTTTGGTAGCTGGGGTAGCGGCCGCTGCTAAATTAAAAAATCCATCCATAAAAATTGTGGGGGTTGAGCCAGAAGGGGCGGCCAGTGCTGTGGCTGCTTTACAGGCCGATGTACCGGTCGCTTTAGATAGTGTCAGTACCATCGCTGATGGGGCGGCCGTGAAACAAATCGGTGATGTGACTTTGGGATATATTAAAGAATATGTCGATGAAATCGTGACAGTATCTGATTATGAATTAATGGAAGCATTTTTATTACTGGCTGAAAAGCATAAAATTGTTGGTGAAAATGCAGGGCTTTTATCAGTAGCAGGGCTTAAAAAACTGAAAGAAAAAGGGAAAAAGGTAGTATCTATTTTAAGTGGCGGTAATATTGATGTATTAACAATTGCGTCTATGATTAACAAAGGGCTTGTACTGCGTGGACGTATTTTCACCTTCTCCGTTAATTTACCGGATAAACCGGGACAATTGGTGGCCGTTTCACAAATTGTAGCGGGACAAAATGCTAATGTAATCAAACTAGAACATAATCAATTTAAAAATTTAGATCGCTTCCATGAAGTGGAATTGCAAGTAACAGTGGAAACGAATGGGGAAGACCATATTCAGCGGATTACGGAAGTGTTTGCAGAGCATGGCTATACTATCCATCGCATTAATACGAGCGAAGTCAATGAGTAGAGGGGCGTGATTCGCTGATGTGTGTATTGGTAAGGAATCTGATGCATATAAATAGTTAGCAGTAATATGATACATTGAGAGTAGGAGAGATGAGAGAGGATGTGAACACATGAGTAGCGATACCATCAATGGGGCACGTATAGTACTGGAAACGCTGCACCGTATAGGAATTAGAGATTTCTTTGGTTATCCTGGTGGCGCCGTTATCCCAATTTATGATGAAATCTATAAATATAAGGGGTTAAATCACTATTTTGCGCGTCACGAGCAAGGGGCGGCGCATGAAGCTGATGGGTATGCACGAGCTACTGGTCAGTGCGGTGTTTGTTTGGCTACCTCAGGGCCAGGCGCTACGAATTTAGTGACTGGTTTAATGACGGCTCATATGGACTCTGTCCCTATATTAGCTATTACGGGACAAGTAGGCCGGTCTTTATTGGGGAAAGATGCCTTTCAAGAATCAGATATTGTAGGAATAACAATGCCAATTACTAAAAATAATTACTTGGTGAAGTCTATTTATGATTTACCGCGTATTTTACGGGAAGCGCATTATATTGCTACGACAGGGCGACCAGGCCCTGTATTAGTGGATATTCCTAAAGATGTACAGTTGGCAAGTATTTCAAGGGCCGAATTTGAGCGACTTTGTGAAGAGCCTTTTACATTGGAAGGGTATGAGCCAAATTATAAAGGTCATCCATTGCAGATAAAAAAAGCAGTTAAATTATTACAAGAAGCTAAGCGGCCTTTAATTATTGCAGGGGCTGGTATTTTAAAAGGACAGGCTTCGGAGGCGTTATATGAATTAGCCACAAAAACACAGATACCGGTAACCAATACTTTGCTAGGGCTAGGCTCTTTCCCTGGGGGGCATGAATTATTTCTCGGTATGCTCGGTATGCATGGCACTGCAGCCGCCAATTTTGCCACTGAGGAAGCGGATGTGGTCTTGGCGGCGGGTATTCGTTTTGATGATCGTATTGCTGGCAATCCAGAGGCTTTTTGCAAGCAGGCTAAGATTATTCATATTGATATTGATCCTGCGGAAATTGAAAAAAATCGCAGTGTAGATGTACCGATTGTAGGCGATGTGAAACAAGTGCTACAAGCGATGAATGCAGTGTTACCAGAAAGTACGCATGAAGCGTGGTGTAAGCAGACGAAAGCGTGGAAAGAGGCGTATGCGCTTCGATATCGCCAGGTTGCGGCAGACCGATTGGTGCCACAAAAAGTATTAGCGACTTTGAATGAATTACTACAAGGTGAAGCCATTATCGTAACGGACGTGGGACAGCATCAAATGTGGGCGGCGCAATATTTTACTTATCGAGCCCCGAATAGTATTGTTACTTCTGGCGGTGCGGGCACCATGGGATTTGGCTTACCGGCGGCCATTGGGGCGCAAGTGGGTCAACCGAATAAAAAAGTAGTGCTCATTGTTGGTGATGGGGGCTTACAAATGACGGCCCATGAATTGATGTTACTTAAACAATATCAGTTGCCTGTGAAAGTAGTATTACTTAATAATTCGTATTTAGGTATGGTTCGGCAATGGCAGGAATTGTTTAATGATAAACGATATTCTTTTGTTGATTTGTCGGTTAATCCTGATTTTCAAACATTGGCGGCGGCTTATGGCGTGCGCAGTGTAAAAATTGAAGGCCAACACGATTTAAAGGCTAAATTAGAAGCTGAATTAGCCTCGGATGAAGGCGTTTTGATTGAATGTGTTGTTGAGCGAGAAGAGAATGTATATCCTATGATTCCCGCCGGCATGACCGTGGCGGCGATGCGTGGTGCCAAGGGGGTGGCTGATGATGAGTAATGAACACCAAATCTTAGTGATTACAAAAAATACCCCAGGCATTGGGGCACGGGTATTAGCTTTATTTAATCGTCGCGGCTATTCAGTGAAAAAAATGACCTCTGGTGTTACGGTTCAATCAGGATATGCGCGGATGACACTGACGGTGGATGCAGATAGCAATACGTTAGATCAGATTCAAAAACAGATCTATAAAATCATCGATGTTGTCAAAGTGAAAGTCTTTCCCAAAATGGATGTGGTACGACGTGAACTGATGCTTATTAAAGTGAAGGCTGATGATCAAACGCGGTCACAAATTGTACAAATTGCCACGATTTATCGTGGTAATGTACTGGACGTAGCGCCCACATCACTCATTATTGAATTGACTGGCGATGAAGAAAAACTCCGTGGTTTTATTGATATTATGAAACCATATGGCGTATTAGAAATGGCTAAAACGGGCGTAACGGCTATGAGCCGTGGCGAACGATTATAAGCATATATTTTATTTGGAGGTATTCTACAGCGAATGTAGTGTATATACAAAATTCGTTGGGGGTATTGGTTAGCTAGGTAACTAGCAGAGAGAGAGGTATTATTATGGCAGGAACAATCTATGGTGCAACAGTATATTATGACGCAGATTGCAATTTGGACGCATTAAAAGGTAAGAAAATCACAGTTCTTGGCTATGGTTCGCAAGGGCATGCCCATGCGCTTAATTTAAAAGAGAGCGGTATGGATGTAACGGTAGGTCTTCGTGACGGTTCTAAATCTTGGCAAGTCGCTGAAAAAGATGGCCTTCCTGTTAAAACAACAGCGGAAGCGGTTAAAGGGGCCGATGTAGTGATGGTGTTGATTCCTGATGAGTTGCAAGCTGAAACGTATGAAAAAGATATTGCGCCCAATCTTAAAAAAGGGGCGTATCTTGGCTTTGCTCATGGCTTTAATGTTCATTATAAGAAAATCGTACCACCAGCTGATGCAAATGTATTTATGGTAGCCCCTAAAGGGCCGGGCCATTTGGTACGCCGTACATTCCAAGAAGGTAGTGGTGTGCCTAGTTTATATGCGGTTGAAAAAGATCCATCCGGTGATACAAAGGAACTTGCTTTGGCTTGGGCCGCGGGCATTGGTGCTGGCCGTGCAGGTATCTTGGGGACAACCTTCCGTGAAGAAACAGAGACCGATTTATTTGGCGAACAAGCTGTTCTTTGCGGTGGGATCTGTGAATTAATGCAGGCTGGGTTTGAAACGTTGACCAAAGCAGGATACCATCCAGTTAATGCGTATTTTGAATGTGTTCATGAAATGAAATTAATTGTAGATCTTATCTATGAAGGTGGTTTTCATACTATGCGTAGCTCTATTTCAAATACCGCTGAATATGGTGATTATGCGACGGGTACTAAATTAATTACAGCAGAAACGCGTAAGGAAATGGAACAAGTATTGGCTGATATTCAATCGGGTGCGTTTGCTGATGAATTCTTGGCAGATTATAAAGATGGTTTCAAAAAATTGTATGCTCGTCGTGAAAAAGCAGCTAATCATGAATCCGAAAAAGTTGGTGCAGAACTTCGAGGCTTGATGTCTTGGATTAAGAAGTAAACAATCAATCCTGAAGAGGTTATACGCAATAAAACGAAAATAGAATATCCCCTGTTAACATGGAACGCAAATGATACATACAATTTGCGTTCCATTTGTGTTTGGTATAAAGCTAAAATTAAGAGACATAGTAGATAAATATAGATGATAAATAATTAGTCAAGACCTCTTTTAGTAGGCCGTTTTTATGTGTTACAATAAAAAGCGATGAAAGCTGATTTCGTTCGTAACAACATGATTTGTTGGAGGTTATATGCAAGAAATAGTGGTTGGTGGCTTATATCGTCACTTTAAAGGGATGTATTACTATGTAAAAGACATTGCGGTTCATTCGGAAACAGGAGAACCCTTTGTAGTGTATCAACAATTATATGGTGAACGAAAAACTTATATTCGCCCCCTTGGTATGTTTGCTAGTCCTGTGGATCATGAGAAATATCCAGAGGTAACGCAAAAGGAACGTTTCAAATTGATGTCGGGGCGTGATAACGGATAGGAGGTATGGATGAAAAAGAAATTTTTCTTTTTTGACATTGATAATACGCTAGCAGTTTGGCCAGATGGTATTATTCCAGCGAGTGCGCAAGAAACTTTGGATACGTTGAAAGCTAATGGTCATCGAGTGGCGTTAGCGACCGGGCGCTTACAAAAAGATGCTAAACGCTTTGCTGATTTAGCCAATGTAACAGATTTTGTAGCGGATGGTGGCAAGAGCGTAACTATCAATAATGAGATTATATTTATGGAAGGTATGGATCGCGAGGCCTGTGTTCGTTATATAACACATTTAGAAGAACGTGGTTTGCATTGGGCTGTGACGGATGTGAATGAACTCGTGCGGGTTACGCCGTATGAAACGGTGCTACAATGGCATCCTGATTGGGATGTATTTAAGACCGTGTATGATCCAACCTTTGATTATCGACAAGTTGAGCATTTTTATAAGATTTATGCCTTTATGACACCGGAACAAGAAGAACGCAAACAAGTTGTTCATATGACGACGGATTTGATTCGCTATGGTGAAAACTGCATTTTGTTTGAACCTATGGTAAAGGCAGAAGGGGTACGTCGTATGATTGCCCATTATGGCATGAAACCAGAAGATGTTGTTGTCTTTGGTGATGGCTATAATGATTTATCGATGTTCAGTCCGGAGTGGCTTAATATTGCCATGGGCAATGGTCGTGAAGAATTGAAAGCAGCCGCCGATTATATTACATCTGATTGTAAACGAGATGGGATTTATGAAGCGTGCAAAAATTTTGGCTGGATTTAAGAGAGTCTTACTAGCATAATTTAATAGTCTATGTTATAATGAAATGTCAAAAGTACCGCTCATATTGTTTGTGAGCGGTTTTTCATATATAGGAGATACGAATGAAACTAATGAAACGATACGGAAATTGGCGACGTTTGTGTACCGCAGGGCTACTGGGGGTAGCGTTATTAGTGACTAGTGCTTGTGGTGCTAGTCAAAGTAGTAGTGCTGATAGTGCGGCTCAAGGCTCAACTGAGCCTGCAACAACTCAATTACAGGCACCTACGTTGGATGCTACGCCAGTTAAAGATCACTATGCTGTATTTGAAACGTCGGAAGGTACGTTTAAAGTCCGCCTATATGGCACTAAAACACCAATTACGGTTAAAAACTTTGATTATTTAGTTAACCAAGGCTATTATAAAGATTTAACATTCCATCGCGTTATTGATGATTTTATGATTCAAGGTGGCGATGATGGTAAAGGTGGCCCGGGCTATACGATTCCTGATGAATTTGTGAATGACTTACATTTTAATAAAATGGGATTGTTAGCCATGGCGAATCGTGGCCCTGATACGGGGGGCGCGCAGTTCTTTATTACCTTAGGCCCCACACCGTGGTTAGACAATAAACACACTATTTTTGGTGTCGTGACCCAAGGTATGGATGTGGTGGCCAAAATTGGTAAAGTAGCAACCGATAAAAAAGATAAACCGATAGAACCCGTTGTGATTAAGTCCATTACATTGGAACCGATTACCGATACACAAGGTAGCGCTAAATGAGGTACTTATGAGTAAAGAAGGGTTTTACACGTATATGGTTGAGTGTTCAGATGGATCGCTGTATACGGGGTGGACTACGGATTTGGTGCAGCGAGTAGCTAAGCATAATGGCCAGTTGCCTGGGGGTGCTAAGTATACAAGGGCTAGGCGCCCTGTGAAATTAGTATGGTATACGTCGTTTCAGCGAAAACAAGAGGCCCAATCCATGGAATATCAAGTGAAACGGATGCCTAGGGAACAAAAGCGCGCTTTAGTGGCTGCCTTTGTAAAGGCTCATCCGACGGCTATTGATAATTTGCTGGCGAGTCAAAAGTGCACGTTTCAAGATAGCTCTACGAAGGAAGTAGAGAGGGCTGATTAAGCGAGTATATCTGTAAATAAATTTCTTAAAATTCCCTGTTTTCTATGGTATAATGAACTGATGTATAGTTTATAAAAATAAACTATGAAGTGGGATATAAAAACGCGGAAGGAGGACTTCGATGAAGCGCGTTTTAGTTGGCGTGAAAAGCACGCAGCGTGATGCTGACGGGAAAGACACGGTCATTGAAATGGTTTCTCCCGGTGAATATCACGAGAAAAATGATACAAAATATATTATGTATAGTGAAACCGAATTATCTGGTATGGATGGTTCCCATACAACGATTAAATTAAAACCGCATTCTATTGTATTGATTCGCAATGGTAAGGTTTCTATGCGTCATGAATATGTGCTGGGTGAGACACGACAGACGGTGTATGAAACACCTTTTGGTGAACTGCATATGGCTTTTAAGACGCATGAATTAGATGCATCGTTACATGATGGTGTCGGTTCGATTCATTTAGGCTATGACATTTCTGTTGGTGGTGAGTGGCAATATTACAACCAACTTGATATTAACTTACAGGAGGACTTAGAGTATGGAACTAAAGGACAAGCTCAAGCAAGGAATTGAGGCTGCATTAGCAAAAGCGTTGGCTGCGGGCACATTGCCAGAAGGGACATACCCTGAAGTAGTGCTAGAAGTACCACCACAGAAAGAATTTGGTGATTTTTCTACCAATATTGCTATGCAATCGGCACGGGTGGCGCGTATGAATCCAGCGGCTATTGCAGATATTATCATTGCTAATATGGATTATGATTGGTTAGATAAAGCGGAAAAAGCAGGCGCTGGCTTTATTAATTTCTTCTTAAAAAATGATATGGTCTATGACACTTTGAAAAATGTGCTAGAACAAGGTGTTTGCTATGGTACACAACCAATTCGTCAAGAAGATACTGTCCAAGTAGAATATGTAAGTGCCAATCCAACGGGCCCTCTTCATGTAGGTCATGGTCGTGGGGCTGCGTATGGGAGTGCTCTTGTTAATTTGTTGCGCGCAGCTGGCTATAATGTAGAAGCTGAATATTATATCAATGATGCAGGTAACCAAATTGACAATTTAGCCAAATCTATCAATGCTCGTTATTTAGAATTGTTGGATATGAAGAGCGAATTTCCTGAAAATGGCTATCATGGTCAGGATATTGTAGAAACGGCGCAGAGCATTATTAATTGGCGTGGTGATTTCTTTGCCATTTTATCTGATGAAGAACGGTTACCATTCTTTAAAGAATTTGGTTTAACAGAAAAATTAAATGGCTTGCGTGTAAGTCTTCGTAATTTTAATGTAGAATTTGATCGTTGGTTTAGCGAACGTTCTTTACATAAGAGTGGTGAAGTCAATAAAGCGATTCAGTTCTTAAAAGATACAGGCGATGTGTATGAAAAAGACGGGGCTTTATGGTTTGCTTCCACTCGATATGGCGATGACAAAGATCGTGTCGTTATTCGTGAAAATGGAGAGCCTACATATTTAGCATCAGATATTGCATATCATCGCAATAAATTTGAACGTGGATTCCAGAAGATGATTAACATTTGGGGTGCTGACCATCATGGGTATGTGACTCGTGTAAAAGCGTCTATGGAAGCGCTTGGTTATAATCCTAATCGATTAGAAATCCTCTTGCTTCAGATGGTAGCTTTATACCGTGATGGAGAACTTGTTAAAATGTCAAAACGTACAGGTCAGTCTGTAACTCTTGATGAATTGATTGAAGAAGTAGGCGTAGATGCAGCTCGTTATTTCTTCCTCATGCGTTCGTTAGATAGTCAGTTAGATTTTGATATTAATTTAGCGGCCTCTAAGAGCAATGACAATCCAGTGTATTATATTCAATATGCTCATGCGCGTATTCACAGTATTTTTAACCAAGTTAAAGAAGCAGGGATTAAATATGGTGACTGGGCAGGCGTTAAATTTGATACCTTAACTAGTGAATTAGAGTTAGATATTATTAAAAAATTAGGCGCATATCCAGAAGAAATTCGCTTGGCTGCCGAACATCGGGCGCCACATCGTATTGCTCGTTACCTTTATGACTTGGCTAGCTTGTTCCATTCGTTCTACAAACAAGGCCGTATTATGGGCGTAGATAGTGAATTGCAACAAGCGCGTTTAGGATTAATTACTGGGATTGCCGCTGTATTACGCAATGGTCTTGGAATCTTAGGTATTTCAGCACCTGAAAAGATGTAAGCCGTTGGGGCAATGTGTTTTAAAAGCAACGAATCGTTGCATCAATTAGTTTTTAATAACTATCGCAGTGCGGCGGTAGTGTGTATATACCATTCATAGCTTTGGGAGGAATCATGGCAACAAAGTATATTTTCGTAACGGGTGGGGTTGTTTCATCGTTAGGTAAAGGGATTACGGCAGCGTCCTTAGGTCGTTTGCTTAAGAATCGTGGCTTAAATGTAACGATTCAAAAATTTGATCCTTATATCAACATTGACCCAGGTACGATGAGTCCGTATCAACACGGGGAAGTATTCGTTACTGATGATGGCGCTGAAACAGACCTTGACCTTGGTCACTACGAACGTTTCATCGACATTAACTTAGGGAAACGCTCCAATGTAACAGCTGGTAAAGTATATTGGTCTGTTATTAACAAAGAACGTAAAGGGGATTATTTAGGCGGTACTGTTCAGGTTATCCCTCATATTACGAACGAAATTAAACAAAACGTATATCGTGTAGGTAAAGAAGAC
This window encodes:
- a CDS encoding DUF1653 domain-containing protein → MQEIVVGGLYRHFKGMYYYVKDIAVHSETGEPFVVYQQLYGERKTYIRPLGMFASPVDHEKYPEVTQKERFKLMSGRDNG
- the ilvC gene encoding ketol-acid reductoisomerase, producing the protein MAGTIYGATVYYDADCNLDALKGKKITVLGYGSQGHAHALNLKESGMDVTVGLRDGSKSWQVAEKDGLPVKTTAEAVKGADVVMVLIPDELQAETYEKDIAPNLKKGAYLGFAHGFNVHYKKIVPPADANVFMVAPKGPGHLVRRTFQEGSGVPSLYAVEKDPSGDTKELALAWAAGIGAGRAGILGTTFREETETDLFGEQAVLCGGICELMQAGFETLTKAGYHPVNAYFECVHEMKLIVDLIYEGGFHTMRSSISNTAEYGDYATGTKLITAETRKEMEQVLADIQSGAFADEFLADYKDGFKKLYARREKAANHESEKVGAELRGLMSWIKK
- a CDS encoding HAD family hydrolase → MKKKFFFFDIDNTLAVWPDGIIPASAQETLDTLKANGHRVALATGRLQKDAKRFADLANVTDFVADGGKSVTINNEIIFMEGMDREACVRYITHLEERGLHWAVTDVNELVRVTPYETVLQWHPDWDVFKTVYDPTFDYRQVEHFYKIYAFMTPEQEERKQVVHMTTDLIRYGENCILFEPMVKAEGVRRMIAHYGMKPEDVVVFGDGYNDLSMFSPEWLNIAMGNGREELKAAADYITSDCKRDGIYEACKNFGWI
- the argS gene encoding arginine--tRNA ligase; this translates as MELKDKLKQGIEAALAKALAAGTLPEGTYPEVVLEVPPQKEFGDFSTNIAMQSARVARMNPAAIADIIIANMDYDWLDKAEKAGAGFINFFLKNDMVYDTLKNVLEQGVCYGTQPIRQEDTVQVEYVSANPTGPLHVGHGRGAAYGSALVNLLRAAGYNVEAEYYINDAGNQIDNLAKSINARYLELLDMKSEFPENGYHGQDIVETAQSIINWRGDFFAILSDEERLPFFKEFGLTEKLNGLRVSLRNFNVEFDRWFSERSLHKSGEVNKAIQFLKDTGDVYEKDGALWFASTRYGDDKDRVVIRENGEPTYLASDIAYHRNKFERGFQKMINIWGADHHGYVTRVKASMEALGYNPNRLEILLLQMVALYRDGELVKMSKRTGQSVTLDELIEEVGVDAARYFFLMRSLDSQLDFDINLAASKSNDNPVYYIQYAHARIHSIFNQVKEAGIKYGDWAGVKFDTLTSELELDIIKKLGAYPEEIRLAAEHRAPHRIARYLYDLASLFHSFYKQGRIMGVDSELQQARLGLITGIAAVLRNGLGILGISAPEKM
- a CDS encoding GIY-YIG nuclease family protein, with protein sequence MSKEGFYTYMVECSDGSLYTGWTTDLVQRVAKHNGQLPGGAKYTRARRPVKLVWYTSFQRKQEAQSMEYQVKRMPREQKRALVAAFVKAHPTAIDNLLASQKCTFQDSSTKEVERAD
- the ilvA gene encoding threonine ammonia-lyase encodes the protein MLTLYDFIEARERLSTVTVKTKLIHSTVFSEESGNDVYIKPENLQRTGSFKLRGAYNKIAKLTKEEKACGVIASSAGNHAQGVALGAQKLGTKAVIVMPKPSPLIKVEATRQYGAEVVLAGEVYDEAYAEAVRLQQEHGYVFVHPFNDEDVIEGQGTIALEVLEELPDADILLVPIGGGGLVAGVAAAAKLKNPSIKIVGVEPEGAASAVAALQADVPVALDSVSTIADGAAVKQIGDVTLGYIKEYVDEIVTVSDYELMEAFLLLAEKHKIVGENAGLLSVAGLKKLKEKGKKVVSILSGGNIDVLTIASMINKGLVLRGRIFTFSVNLPDKPGQLVAVSQIVAGQNANVIKLEHNQFKNLDRFHEVELQVTVETNGEDHIQRITEVFAEHGYTIHRINTSEVNE
- the ilvN gene encoding acetolactate synthase small subunit, with the protein product MSNEHQILVITKNTPGIGARVLALFNRRGYSVKKMTSGVTVQSGYARMTLTVDADSNTLDQIQKQIYKIIDVVKVKVFPKMDVVRRELMLIKVKADDQTRSQIVQIATIYRGNVLDVAPTSLIIELTGDEEKLRGFIDIMKPYGVLEMAKTGVTAMSRGERL
- the ilvB gene encoding biosynthetic-type acetolactate synthase large subunit, with protein sequence MSSDTINGARIVLETLHRIGIRDFFGYPGGAVIPIYDEIYKYKGLNHYFARHEQGAAHEADGYARATGQCGVCLATSGPGATNLVTGLMTAHMDSVPILAITGQVGRSLLGKDAFQESDIVGITMPITKNNYLVKSIYDLPRILREAHYIATTGRPGPVLVDIPKDVQLASISRAEFERLCEEPFTLEGYEPNYKGHPLQIKKAVKLLQEAKRPLIIAGAGILKGQASEALYELATKTQIPVTNTLLGLGSFPGGHELFLGMLGMHGTAAANFATEEADVVLAAGIRFDDRIAGNPEAFCKQAKIIHIDIDPAEIEKNRSVDVPIVGDVKQVLQAMNAVLPESTHEAWCKQTKAWKEAYALRYRQVAADRLVPQKVLATLNELLQGEAIIVTDVGQHQMWAAQYFTYRAPNSIVTSGGAGTMGFGLPAAIGAQVGQPNKKVVLIVGDGGLQMTAHELMLLKQYQLPVKVVLLNNSYLGMVRQWQELFNDKRYSFVDLSVNPDFQTLAAAYGVRSVKIEGQHDLKAKLEAELASDEGVLIECVVEREENVYPMIPAGMTVAAMRGAKGVADDE
- a CDS encoding DUF1934 domain-containing protein; the protein is MKRVLVGVKSTQRDADGKDTVIEMVSPGEYHEKNDTKYIMYSETELSGMDGSHTTIKLKPHSIVLIRNGKVSMRHEYVLGETRQTVYETPFGELHMAFKTHELDASLHDGVGSIHLGYDISVGGEWQYYNQLDINLQEDLEYGTKGQAQARN
- a CDS encoding peptidylprolyl isomerase, yielding MKLMKRYGNWRRLCTAGLLGVALLVTSACGASQSSSADSAAQGSTEPATTQLQAPTLDATPVKDHYAVFETSEGTFKVRLYGTKTPITVKNFDYLVNQGYYKDLTFHRVIDDFMIQGGDDGKGGPGYTIPDEFVNDLHFNKMGLLAMANRGPDTGGAQFFITLGPTPWLDNKHTIFGVVTQGMDVVAKIGKVATDKKDKPIEPVVIKSITLEPITDTQGSAK